Proteins encoded together in one Impatiens glandulifera chromosome 1, dImpGla2.1, whole genome shotgun sequence window:
- the LOC124920144 gene encoding uncharacterized protein LOC124920144 translates to MSDPTLPLISPNRPMSENPVSDGGDLIQEDPFLKSGSFIEPTFKDEHPARNGDVQSPNPLHETPAVHEAEPSSAQSKRPFKPVSAPERPDWLPEGWRFYFRIRNSGVSVGTYDRVTHFLAHIRF, encoded by the coding sequence ATGTCGGATCCAACCCTTCCTTTGATCTCTCCGAACCGGCCTATGTCCGAAAATCCAGTTTCCGACGGCGGCGACCTTATTCAGGAGGACCCTTTTCTCAAATCTGGCAGTTTCATTGAGCCAACTTTCAAAGATGAGCACCCAGCGCGAAACGGCGATGTGCAAAGTCCAAATCCCCTGCATGAAACGCCGGCTGTGCATGAAGCAGAACCATCCTCCGCACAATCGAAGCGCCCTTTCAAACCTGTCTCTGCGCCGGAGAGGCCGGATTGGCTGCCGGAAGGATGGAGATTTTATTTCAGGATCCGAAACTCCGGTGTCTCTGTAGGCACGTATGATAGGGtaactcattttcttgctcACATCAGATTCTGA